From Bdellovibrionota bacterium:
CTTCCTTCCGGACACCGCGCCTTGTCCGGCCGTTTCTTGAAGTTCGCGCGCGACGTCCATTTCATTCTGGAAGCCGGTCCACACGACGATCGGGACAACGACCGAGCGGCTTCCGATGTGCACGAGCGCCGCTTGGAGCAAAAGAGCGTCGTGCGGATTATCCTCGACGAGGATGATCTGGCGCGGTTCGCTCAAAGCTGTTCCACCTTCGCACCGGCTTGACGTGCCAGCTGAATGATTTCGTCCACGTTCACCGGCTTTTGAAGCCATGCCGCGGGAGCCATCTCGTGGATGAGGTCCGGTTTCGCGTCTCCGCAGGTCAGGACCACCGTCGGAATATCGCGGATTTCAGGGAGCTCGATTTGGCGCCTGCGAAACTCGACGCCGTCCATATCGGGCATCAGAATATCGAGGAAAATCAATGCCGGTTTCTTCTTGGAGTCCGCAAGGAGCTTCATCGCGGATTCCCCGTTGGGCGCCGTCATGACGTCGAACTCCTCCATCCGAAGAATCTCCGCCAACGACTCGCGGATGGTTTCGTTGTCCTCAATCACAAGAACCGTACACATAGGTTTCGCTCCCTTCGGCGATGGCAAGAAAAACTATATGTTAGCAATCTTCCGAAAGAAATTCACCGAGCCGAGACGATGCAATTTCAAGTACTTAAGTCATTCTTTCCGCAGCGGTTTGGACCTTTCGGGGAAAAACCAGCAAGGTTCTGAGAATTCCGTTTTCGTCAACGAAAATCATAAGCGCGAGCCGTTTACGCTTCCATCACCGGTTCAAAACGATCCACATTCGCAGGAGTTTTCTTGGCGCATCGGGTCTCATGTGGCTGTACCGTCCGATACCGCTTCTTGCGATCAATTCCAACAATCGTGACCCCCGCGTTTCTAGGATTTTCTGAATTTGTCAACACATTGCTTAATTTATCGCCGTGCAGATTCACACAGCGTCAGCTTCGGAAGAAAGGTCGAAAAACGGATCCCGTGAGAGCTTTATGAAACGAGGTGCGTAAGGGCTGAGCTTTACACGGGATTTCCTCCGGCGGATGATGGTCTCTCCCTCATGGAACCGAGGCCCATCGAAATAGCCGCCGCCGTTCTTTTCGGCGGAGCGGTCCTTCACACGTTTTTGTGCGGTTTCTTCAAACGGGCCGCCGACCGATATCCCGAAGGATCGCTCCGCGAAAATCTATTTCACCTGTTGGGCGAGGTGGAGATTGTGTTCGGCTTCTGGGCGGGGGTTCTCCTCCTTCTGTTCGTGTCCATCGAAGGAAGTTCCGCGGCTCTGGCCTACGCGGATAGCCGCAGTTTTCGCGAGCCGCTGTTTGTCTTCGCGATTATGACCGTGGCCGCCACACGGCCGATTCTCGATCTTACGGAGCGGATTGTTCTCCATGTGGCGAAATGGCTGCCGATGCGGGGTGAGTCGGCCTATTACCTCGCCTGTTTGGTTTTAGGGCCACTGGCTGGAAGTCTGATTACGGAACCGGCCGCCATGACCGTGACGGCGTTGATCCTCGGGCGGCGTTATTTTGATCGGCCGATTTCAACGCGGTTCAAATACATCACGCTCGCCGTTCTGTTCGTGAACGTATCGATCGGAGGAGTTCTGACGCCTTACGCCGCCCCGCCCGTTTTGATGGTCGCCGGAAAATGGGGATGGGATCTGCAGTTTATGTTTGCGACGTTCGGCTGGAAAACGACCTTGGCGGCGGTCATTAACACCGCCTTAGCGACCGGCTTCCTTTCTAAGGAGCTGCGAGGGTTACCCCCGAATGAAATGCACGAGAGCGTTTCCCGAATCCCGGTTTGGCTCAGCGTGATGCACGTCGTCTTTCTTGCGTTAATTGTCCTGAACGAGCGTCACCCCGTGATTTTTCTGGGCGTCCTCATGTTTTTCCTGGGCGCCGTCGTAATCACGCGCGAATTTCAAGATGAACTGAAGCTGAAAGAGAGCCTATTGGTTTCTTTTTTCCTGGCCGGCCTCGTAATGCTGGGCGGTCTCCAACAGTGGTGGCTTCAGGCGGCCATCGCCCATTTGAACGAATTTCCACTCTTCTTAGGGGCTGCCGGTCTGACGGCGTTTACGGATAACGCCGCGCTCACATATCTCGGCTCTCAAGTGGAAGGGGTTTCGGAAGGCTTTAAGTACGCACTCATGGCGGGCGCCGTGGCGGGAGGGGGTTTGACGGTGATCGCGAACGCTCCCAATCCCGCGGGTTACGCGATCCTTCAAGAGCGGTTTGGCCGGGAAGGGATCAATCCCCTCTGGTTATTTCTGGCGGCGCTCCCGTTCACGCTCATCGGAATGATTTGCCTCTGGCTTTTCTAGTGCCCTGAGTCAGGAATTTCTCACCCATTTCGCTGGTCCTCGACGGCGCTGGCTGCGTTGGGCCTCCTCAGAATACTCGCGGTATTCCTTCGTCGGCCCGCCTTGCCAGCACCGCCGATGCCTCAGCGAAATAGGCAAGAATCCTCTGACTCAGGACACTGGAGCTTTGGCGCCTATGGGCTGGCGTCTTCTTCGACAAATCCACCTGTTTCAAAGAGTTCGTTGCTGGATACGACTCGAACGCTTTTTAAGTTTAACGGATAAGCGGCCCATCGCGCATCTTGCTGGAGAATATCTTTCTGCTCGGCGGTGGGTGTGAATTCTCCCCGACCGTTCCAGAATTTATATTCCTGCGGCGTTTTCCCGACGACGTTTGTGCCGGCATTGATGTTCTTCGCCAATTGGGGAGCCCACTTTTTGTCCGTGACCATCAGGACTTTCATGTTGTCGGCTTGAAGGTACTTCCGGATAGCGGCATTCACTTGTTCCGTCGTAACGCCCTGAACCCGCGCCGTATAGTTTTCCAAATAACCTTGGGTTCCATAAAACGCATCGTCCATACGTGCCTGTAACCTTCGGCTCAGCCGATCGGCCGAATTGTAATAAATCCCGATCGTTTTTATTTTGCTGCCTTGGACCTGGTCGTCCGTCAATCCTTTGCGAATCAGATGGTCGAGTTCCCAGAGCATCGCATGCAAAACAAAATGACCGTATTGGCTGGGGACGGGACGGATCCACAAGCTGAAATACTGATTCGTTCGCGGTGTATTGAACGGTGGAACCATAAAACGGGTTCGTTCCGCGAAATGCTCGATGTACGAGTAGTCTCCGTAGTTAAAGCCCCGTTTGCTCCGAATCTCCTCATATAAATGTGAAAAGCTGTCCCGATGGGTTCCAAAATACGTGTTCGCTACAAGGAGAGGCCAATAATCCGGATGACTTCGGTTTAGAGTGGCCGGGAGAGGGAATGCGCCATGAATCCCCGTGCTGGTCCCCTCGCCGTCGATCGCGACGATGATTAGGTTCCGTCCTTTCGGTTGCTCCGGTTTGAGCAGCGGAGTTACCGGGAACGGCTGGATGGGGGGATCGCCCCGCATATCGAGTTCTCGAATAGCTTCGACGATTCCACGTCCGATCTTTTCAGGTTGTTTCCCTCGGATGCCCACAATGAGATTGCTTGTCTGGTAGTAGGTGGCGTAAAACCGCCGCAAGTCCTCCGGGGAAATTGCATTCAGGCCGGCCACGGTACCGCTCAGCGGATGGCTGTAGGACGTATGCTGAAAAAGATAGTCGTCAATCGCTTCCAACCCCAGGGCCTCCATATCTTCCAAACGCAGCACGCTTGTGATGCTCGTGAGGTTCTCCTCCCGAATCCGATCCAGTTCAGTCGGGCTGAAGAGCGGTTGGACGAACATCGGTCGCAAAATTTCTGTGACATATTTCTTCAGGTTACTTTTGGGCACGGTCATCGAAAAGGTGGTCGTCTCTTTGTCGATCCGGAAGGCCGGTGTAGCGGAATCCCCGTATTGAAATGTCTTGTCCGCGAGCATCTCCTTCGTGACGGGATTCTTTGGATCCCCAAAGCCCCCTTCGGCGATCATTTGCGCGGTAACGGCGGCAAGCCCTTCCTTGCCCGCGAGATCGTGCGCCGAACCCGCGCGAAACATCAGGCGAATTTCAACGACCGAGGAATTTTCTTTCAGCGTCACCCGTTGAGCTTGTTGCGCCCGCGCAGATGAAACCGATAAGACCGCCCACGTAACGAGAATCATTTTCGTCCAAACCTTCACGGTCATTCCCCTTTGCCGTCCGCGGGACTGTCTTGATGCGCGAGCGTGAGGACGATTTGATTCTCCGGAACGAAAATCTGTTGAGCCAAATGATCGATGTCCGGCGGTTTGACCCGACGGACTGAACCGACGAGGTGGTCGATCGCCATCGGGTCCCGGCTGAATCGAGAGTACAATGCGACCTCCTCGGCGACATCGGCGGGGCTGTCCAGTCGGTTGGCCATCCCCATTCGATAGTTTTGTTTAAGGCGGGCCAGGAAATCCGCGGCGTCCGGTCTTTTGCTGAAGCTCTTTAAACTCTCTAGGGCGCTTATCACGTCCGCCTGAACTTCGTGCAAAAGCCGATCTCCCTGCTTCTTAAACTTCTCCGGGAAAAGGGTGACGCTCACCGTAAACATACCGGGGCCGAACGTCTCATATCCCAAATTGTCGTCTCCTCTCGCGGAGCAAGACACGTCCGCGGCCACCTGTTTTTCGTATCTGAGTTTTCGATAGAGCGGCGCCGTGGGGTGAGCGATCAGCGTGGGAAGGATTTGTCCCACGGCGGTAGCCGAAGATCCGATCTGAAACGGCTGCATACGGAAGTTGATCCAGATTCGCGGAGGGACCGCCGTAGGAAAATGGAGCGCTTTCGAAAGTGGGCCGTTGACCGTGCCCGGATCCGTTAATGGGGGGAGCGGGGCGGGTTTCCAATCCGAATAGTGTTCCTCGATTAGATGAAATATCTGTTCCGGATTTACGTCGCCGCTGACGAGAATGACGACGTTGTTGGGTCGATAATATCGGCGATAGAAGTCCATCGAAGAAGCGTAGGTCTCGGGCATCGCTTGGATGTCGGCCGCGTAGCCGATCGTCGTATGCCCGTAACCGTAGTTGGCCGGGTAGGCGAGACTGGCCAACGTTTCTTCGAGCGGGAGTTCGGGGGACTTGGCAAACCGTTGGTACTCGCCGGCCACGGCGCCCGTTTCGGTCTTAAACGTATCCTTGTCCACTCGCAGGTTCTTAAAACGGTCCGCTTCCAGTTCGACAATTTGTGTCAGGAAATCCACCGAAGCTTTTGGGTGGTAAAAAGTGACTTCGGAATTCGTGTACGCGTTATTGTAAGCCCCCGTCTTCGTCATGGCGTCCTCATAGCCGCCCGGTTTCCCCTGGTATT
This genomic window contains:
- a CDS encoding putative Na+/H+ antiporter, which encodes MEPRPIEIAAAVLFGGAVLHTFLCGFFKRAADRYPEGSLRENLFHLLGEVEIVFGFWAGVLLLLFVSIEGSSAALAYADSRSFREPLFVFAIMTVAATRPILDLTERIVLHVAKWLPMRGESAYYLACLVLGPLAGSLITEPAAMTVTALILGRRYFDRPISTRFKYITLAVLFVNVSIGGVLTPYAAPPVLMVAGKWGWDLQFMFATFGWKTTLAAVINTALATGFLSKELRGLPPNEMHESVSRIPVWLSVMHVVFLALIVLNERHPVIFLGVLMFFLGAVVITREFQDELKLKESLLVSFFLAGLVMLGGLQQWWLQAAIAHLNEFPLFLGAAGLTAFTDNAALTYLGSQVEGVSEGFKYALMAGAVAGGGLTVIANAPNPAGYAILQERFGREGINPLWLFLAALPFTLIGMICLWLF
- a CDS encoding pitrilysin family protein, yielding MKVWTKMILVTWAVLSVSSARAQQAQRVTLKENSSVVEIRLMFRAGSAHDLAGKEGLAAVTAQMIAEGGFGDPKNPVTKEMLADKTFQYGDSATPAFRIDKETTTFSMTVPKSNLKKYVTEILRPMFVQPLFSPTELDRIREENLTSITSVLRLEDMEALGLEAIDDYLFQHTSYSHPLSGTVAGLNAISPEDLRRFYATYYQTSNLIVGIRGKQPEKIGRGIVEAIRELDMRGDPPIQPFPVTPLLKPEQPKGRNLIIVAIDGEGTSTGIHGAFPLPATLNRSHPDYWPLLVANTYFGTHRDSFSHLYEEIRSKRGFNYGDYSYIEHFAERTRFMVPPFNTPRTNQYFSLWIRPVPSQYGHFVLHAMLWELDHLIRKGLTDDQVQGSKIKTIGIYYNSADRLSRRLQARMDDAFYGTQGYLENYTARVQGVTTEQVNAAIRKYLQADNMKVLMVTDKKWAPQLAKNINAGTNVVGKTPQEYKFWNGRGEFTPTAEQKDILQQDARWAAYPLNLKSVRVVSSNELFETGGFVEEDASP
- a CDS encoding response regulator encodes the protein MCTVLVIEDNETIRESLAEILRMEEFDVMTAPNGESAMKLLADSKKKPALIFLDILMPDMDGVEFRRRQIELPEIRDIPTVVLTCGDAKPDLIHEMAPAAWLQKPVNVDEIIQLARQAGAKVEQL
- a CDS encoding pitrilysin family protein — its product is MSKLAGGYTLALLLASFSVQAAQGILPYKVYKRTLPNQLDVIVIPMPQFPKFLSYNTLVLTGSLREMEPGQTGKAHLFEHILFRHEYQGKPGGYEDAMTKTGAYNNAYTNSEVTFYHPKASVDFLTQIVELEADRFKNLRVDKDTFKTETGAVAGEYQRFAKSPELPLEETLASLAYPANYGYGHTTIGYAADIQAMPETYASSMDFYRRYYRPNNVVILVSGDVNPEQIFHLIEEHYSDWKPAPLPPLTDPGTVNGPLSKALHFPTAVPPRIWINFRMQPFQIGSSATAVGQILPTLIAHPTAPLYRKLRYEKQVAADVSCSARGDDNLGYETFGPGMFTVSVTLFPEKFKKQGDRLLHEVQADVISALESLKSFSKRPDAADFLARLKQNYRMGMANRLDSPADVAEEVALYSRFSRDPMAIDHLVGSVRRVKPPDIDHLAQQIFVPENQIVLTLAHQDSPADGKGE